From the Candidatus Zixiibacteriota bacterium genome, the window CGCAGCGGCAGAGCGCTGGGCGAGATTCGAGGGGCTTTCCAACCCACTTTTCACATTGAATGAGCGGAGGAGTTTGCCTGGATTTGGGCGAGTAGGCGAGCTGCTACGGTAGTTGATCATTGGAGGCGGCAGAAGTGGTCTGCTCTGAATCAGCGTTGATCGCCCTATCGCCTGTGCCTTCCGGCTGTTCCGGGATCAGGAAGGAGACGAGGATTGAGCTGCCGATGGTGACGACGATGACGCCGAGGGAGATGACGGTCGGGATTTTGTACCAGTCGGCGATCAGCATCTTGACGCCGACATAGGCGAGCACGATCGAGAGTCCGACTTTGAGGTAGCGGAATTTGTAGAACATCCCGGAGAGCGCGAAGTAGAACGAGCGCAGACCGAGGATGGCGAAGACGTTGGACGTATAGACGATGAAGGTGTCCTGGGTGATGGCGAGAATCGCCGGGATCGAGTCGACGGCGAAGACGAGGTCGGTCGATTCGATCATCAGGAGCACGAGAAACATCGGCGTGGCAAATAGACGGTGATTGATGCGGGTGAAGAACTTTCCTTCCACATAGTTGGGTGTCACCGGAAAGATCTTCCGCGCCAGCTTGATGATCGGATTCTTCTCCGGCTCGACGTGCTGGTCGCTGGAGAAAAGCATCTTGATGCCGGTGAAGACCAGGAAGGCGCCGAAGACGTAGATGATCCAGTGGAATTTGGAGATCAGGGCAATGCCGCCGGCGATCATGATGGCACGCATGATGAGGGCGCCAAGAATGCCCCAGTAGAGCACGCGATGCTGCAAGGTGGGCGAGACCTTGAAGTATGAAAAGATCAGTAGGAAGACGAACAGGTTGTCGAGACTGAGCGACAACTCGATTAAATAGCCGGTAAGAAACTCGAGTCCCTTGTGATGGCTTTTGAAGATGAAGACGCCTGCGCAAAAGAAAAGCGCGAGCGAAATCCAGACGGCGCACCAGATGAGGGCTTCTTTCATCTTGACGGCATGGGAACGGCGATGGAAAATGCCGAGGTCGATGATCAGCATCAGCAGGACGAAGGCGATAAATCCGCCCCAGAGGAGAAACTGAGTCATAACGTCCGGCAAGTATGGTAGATAGCACGGGAAGAAGCAAGGTGAAATCGGGGTGGGAAGTAACCCGACCGCAATCGCTCGTTCCTCGGGAGGCTGCACAGGCGGGGGGGCAGCGAAGGGCAACACGGGGCAAGTGCCGTCAGGAGGGGATTCCTGACGGCGCTGCTGGAAGGCCCTCACCCCTGCCCCTCTCCCAGCGGGGAGAGGGGAATTGAAGTTCATTCGCGCCGGCGGGGCGGCGATGAAGCGAAGATTGCTTCGTCGCGGTGGAGGACGGAGCGATTGGAAAGAGCACGGTCGCTCCTCGCAATGACACGTCGATGCTTGGTGAAGTCTTCCGGTAACGGGGCCGTGGGGAGCCGGAGGACAATCGATACAACCCCCTGGCCTCCTTTGCTTGTGGGGGAATGAAGGTGGGGCGAATGCTGAGTGAGGTTCTAGTCTCCCTTGTGGACAAAGATGCTGAAAGCCTTGATGACGGTATCCGCAAACACCGGAGTTGCGGGTTGGTGGTCGAGATCAGCGAGGGCGATGGTTGTGGGAGCTGCAGCAAAGCGCAACTCGCTTCCCGTTGCTTCCGGAAAGGCCGGTACAAGAGATGCCATCGATGTTGGAGAGCCGGCATTTTCGATTGCTTCCGGTTTTCCGGGAGCGGCCTCATAGAATTTCGCATCTTGAAAGTGCTCGGTTGTTAGTCGGGCCAGCAGCGAATGAGAACCGGACATGCCGGCCAGCAGCGAGTCAAGGTCGATACAGGCGATGAAGGCTAGGGATTCGTCGCCCATATAGTATTGCGACTCGCACACCAAGCCGATACTCGAAGGCAGTGAGTCGACGCTGAGAACGATTGTCGCCCGCAAGAGCAGCAAAGGGTCGCGCTGCTGGAGTTCAGCGGGAATGATATGGGCGCCGGTAATGCGCAGGTTGAAGAGGCTCCGTTCTTCGCCGATGTCAACATTACTATTATCGAGCAGGCAGCGACTCCGGTAGTAAAGATGCGTTGCCGGATCCTGCGGATTTTCGTGAATCAATTCAATCAGCTTGGGGGCGAGGCGCGGCCAATCCTGCGCTATCTCCCAGGCAGGTTTGCCGGTCGCGATACTTGTTTCGAGCGTTTGGACGATTTGTTGGTGATCCGAGGTACTCTTTTGCCTCGACAGAAGCAGGCCGGCGATGGAACTGATTAAGAGGAGCGGAGCGACAATCAGAGAGATCCCCAGCGCATGGCGGCGCGAGAACTTCAGCGTGCGGCGAACGAAGCCTTCGCGTTTGGCAACGATTGGCCTGCCGGCGAGGACTGAGCGCAGATCGTTTGCGAGATCGAGAGCGGATTGATAGCGGCGCGAAGGATCCTGGTGCATTGCGGTCATGAGCACCGTCTCCAGATCACGCGGAATCTGCGGGCACCGTTTGCGCGCCGGCACGGCCTGTCCAGCGAGGAGCTGCGAGACATACGACTCCTGAGAATCGCCGTCGAAAGGCAGCGCGAGAGTCAGCGCTTCGTACATGGTCACGCCGAGGGAGTAGATGTCGGTTCGCTTATCCACGCGAGCGCGATGGGCCGACAACAATTCGGGGGACATGTACTTGATCGTGCCGATAAAATCCCCGGCCTGAGTCATCCGGGTCATGTCATCCGCGTGCGCGATACCGAAGTCAGTGAGTTTGAAAGTTCGTTCAACACCGCAGACGAGGATGTTGTGGGGCTTGATATCCCGATGAATGAACCCCTTGGAGTGGACGTATTCGAGAGCCTCGGCGATGGTCACGAACCTCTCGACCGTTTGTCGAATGTAGCTGTTACTTTTTGATGCGGAGGCGCGGTACTCGGACCTGGTGTCAGATTTCAGATGTTCGATGTCAGCGGCGAGGGCGGCTCCTTCCGCCAGTTCCATCGCGAAGTACTGGTATCCGCGTTCTTCGCCGCGGCTGTAGACGCTGATGATATGGGGGTGCTCTAATTGACCGGCGATCCAGGCCTCGCGCGCGAATCGCCTCTGAGCTGAAGCGGCAGCGCCCCATGATGGCTTGAGAATTTTCAGCGCGACGATGCGCCGCATGTTTTCGTCGTAGGCGCGGCAGACAGTTCCCATGCCACCTGAGCCGATCACGCTCTCGATGCGAAAAGAGCCCAGTCTGTCGATCGGCAGGCATTCACCCTGAGGGGAGTTTTCGGATGACGGCGTCGTCTGGGTCTCAGCAAGGTGTTCGTCGTCACTCATGCGGGTGTTTTCACTCATTATATATTGACAATTTAGTCCATTGATTGCCAGTAACAACTCCTTTTTCAAACAATAGGCCAATTGCCGACCGCTCGGAACGCCCGAGAGCTTGCGGCTTGGAACACGAGGAGCCGGAGCTCCGGCAACTTAAAGCGAGTGAGAAGGAAATTGATGTGCGCAGAAGAGGTAATAATTGCAGACCCAGTAGTCGGGATCGC encodes:
- a CDS encoding TerC family protein, with the translated sequence MTQFLLWGGFIAFVLLMLIIDLGIFHRRSHAVKMKEALIWCAVWISLALFFCAGVFIFKSHHKGLEFLTGYLIELSLSLDNLFVFLLIFSYFKVSPTLQHRVLYWGILGALIMRAIMIAGGIALISKFHWIIYVFGAFLVFTGIKMLFSSDQHVEPEKNPIIKLARKIFPVTPNYVEGKFFTRINHRLFATPMFLVLLMIESTDLVFAVDSIPAILAITQDTFIVYTSNVFAILGLRSFYFALSGMFYKFRYLKVGLSIVLAYVGVKMLIADWYKIPTVISLGVIVVTIGSSILVSFLIPEQPEGTGDRAINADSEQTTSAASNDQLP
- a CDS encoding serine/threonine protein kinase, which translates into the protein MSDDEHLAETQTTPSSENSPQGECLPIDRLGSFRIESVIGSGGMGTVCRAYDENMRRIVALKILKPSWGAAASAQRRFAREAWIAGQLEHPHIISVYSRGEERGYQYFAMELAEGAALAADIEHLKSDTRSEYRASASKSNSYIRQTVERFVTIAEALEYVHSKGFIHRDIKPHNILVCGVERTFKLTDFGIAHADDMTRMTQAGDFIGTIKYMSPELLSAHRARVDKRTDIYSLGVTMYEALTLALPFDGDSQESYVSQLLAGQAVPARKRCPQIPRDLETVLMTAMHQDPSRRYQSALDLANDLRSVLAGRPIVAKREGFVRRTLKFSRRHALGISLIVAPLLLISSIAGLLLSRQKSTSDHQQIVQTLETSIATGKPAWEIAQDWPRLAPKLIELIHENPQDPATHLYYRSRCLLDNSNVDIGEERSLFNLRITGAHIIPAELQQRDPLLLLRATIVLSVDSLPSSIGLVCESQYYMGDESLAFIACIDLDSLLAGMSGSHSLLARLTTEHFQDAKFYEAAPGKPEAIENAGSPTSMASLVPAFPEATGSELRFAAAPTTIALADLDHQPATPVFADTVIKAFSIFVHKGD